A single bacterium DNA region contains:
- a CDS encoding AIR carboxylase family protein has protein sequence MAKVVIIIGSKAEINWSKRIASFLEKFGIEASLRIASAHKTPLKCLEIIKEYENDNVVFITVAGRSNALSGLVDFQTHLPVIACPPNPEWFDIFSSIRMPSSVASMLVLEPENAALAALKILGLKDKEIQEKIRDYQKNIKESLATNDSNG, from the coding sequence TTGGCTAAGGTAGTTATTATTATTGGTTCAAAGGCTGAGATTAACTGGTCAAAAAGAATAGCCTCTTTTTTAGAAAAATTTGGAATAGAAGCTTCTTTAAGGATTGCATCAGCCCATAAGACACCCCTAAAATGCCTTGAAATTATTAAGGAATATGAAAACGACAATGTTGTCTTTATTACGGTTGCTGGAAGAAGCAATGCCTTGTCGGGATTGGTTGATTTCCAAACACACCTTCCTGTTATAGCCTGCCCTCCAAACCCAGAATGGTTTGATATATTCTCAAGCATAAGGATGCCCTCCTCTGTTGCTTCTATGCTTGTTTTAGAGCCAGAGAATGCAGCCCTTGCCGCTCTTAAAATACTGGGGCTTAAAGACAAAGAAATCCAAGAAAAAATAAGAGATTACCAAAAAAATATAAAGGAATCCCTGGCAACAAACGACTCCAATGGGTAG
- a CDS encoding phosphoribosylaminoimidazolesuccinocarboxamide synthase has protein sequence MGSVKDIEVLEEPTVTKLGRARFVFSDRYSVFDWGEMPDLIPQKGASSAILSSYFFEKCENRGIKTHYLKSYRENVIEVKLLRVFKPEFKDGHYDYSIYQKEKGCFLIPIEVIYRNYLPSGSSIFRRLKEGEITLRDLGLDKEPIPNQRLPKPILDTSTKLERTDRYITWDEACSISGLSNREMEKLKNIASIVNGLITEEFSRIGLLNEDGKIELGFDEKRHLMVVDVLGTLDECRATYEGFPVSKEIARLYYRKTEWYKAQEKAKKEDREHFKEICKAKPEPLPDKLKLLISQIYCSVCNEITKREWFKVPPLREIVKGIKEYYKMI, from the coding sequence ATGGGTAGCGTAAAAGACATAGAGGTTTTAGAAGAACCAACAGTCACTAAACTCGGAAGGGCAAGGTTTGTATTTTCAGATAGATATTCTGTCTTTGATTGGGGAGAAATGCCAGATCTTATTCCACAAAAGGGAGCATCAAGTGCAATCCTTTCATCATACTTCTTTGAAAAATGCGAGAATAGGGGCATTAAAACCCACTATCTTAAGTCTTATAGAGAGAATGTAATTGAGGTTAAGCTATTAAGGGTTTTTAAGCCAGAATTTAAGGATGGCCATTATGATTATTCAATATATCAAAAGGAAAAGGGTTGTTTTTTGATCCCTATTGAGGTAATCTATAGAAATTATCTACCAAGTGGAAGCTCTATTTTTAGAAGGCTAAAAGAAGGAGAGATTACCCTTAGGGATTTGGGGTTGGATAAAGAGCCTATTCCAAACCAAAGGCTTCCTAAGCCAATATTGGATACCTCTACAAAGCTTGAAAGAACAGATAGGTACATAACTTGGGATGAGGCTTGTTCAATATCTGGATTAAGCAATAGGGAAATGGAAAAATTAAAAAATATAGCAAGTATCGTTAATGGCCTTATCACAGAAGAATTTTCAAGGATAGGCTTATTAAATGAGGATGGAAAGATAGAGCTTGGATTTGATGAGAAAAGGCATTTGATGGTGGTTGATGTCTTGGGAACATTGGACGAATGTCGGGCTACTTATGAGGGATTTCCCGTAAGCAAGGAGATAGCAAGGCTTTATTACAGAAAAACAGAGTGGTATAAGGCACAAGAAAAAGCAAAGAAAGAAGATAGGGAGCATTTTAAGGAAATATGCAAAGCAAAACCAGAGCCCCTTCCCGATAAACTAAAATTGCTAATCTCACAAATCTATTGTAGTGTATGCAATGAGATTACAAAAAGGGAATGGTTCAAAGTCCCTCCTTTAAGGGAGATAGTAAAAGGGATTAAGGAATATTATAAAATGATTTAG
- a CDS encoding NAD(P)H-dependent oxidoreductase subunit E, with the protein MEDKDKTRLIEIIEKYKDEGLISVLQKTQEAFNYLSEETIVMVSKYMKTPLSKIYGVITFYHHFSLKPRGKYTIRVCRGTACHVKGGEENLTRIKRLIGIKEDEVSEDFIWGLETVACVGACALAPVVMINDEYYGKMNLHKTEMIINHYRAIEKTGKYIKYEDRVIQ; encoded by the coding sequence ATGGAAGATAAGGATAAAACAAGGCTTATTGAGATAATAGAGAAATATAAAGATGAGGGGTTAATTTCTGTTCTTCAAAAGACGCAAGAGGCATTCAACTACCTCTCTGAGGAGACCATTGTTATGGTTTCCAAATATATGAAAACTCCCCTTTCAAAAATATATGGCGTTATTACATTTTATCACCATTTCTCCCTTAAGCCACGCGGAAAATATACCATAAGGGTCTGTAGGGGAACAGCTTGTCATGTAAAGGGAGGAGAGGAAAATTTAACCCGAATAAAGAGGCTTATCGGCATAAAAGAGGATGAGGTGTCAGAAGATTTTATATGGGGTTTGGAAACAGTAGCCTGTGTTGGTGCCTGTGCTTTAGCCCCTGTTGTAATGATAAACGATGAATATTATGGTAAAATGAACCTTCATAAAACAGAGATGATTATAAACCATTATAGGGCAATAGAAAAAACAGGCAAATACATAAAATATGAAGATAGGGTCATCCAATGA